A single region of the Vicia villosa cultivar HV-30 ecotype Madison, WI linkage group LG4, Vvil1.0, whole genome shotgun sequence genome encodes:
- the LOC131597392 gene encoding uncharacterized protein LOC131597392 → MNHYFGNPGMWSSGSSSDDSSDDEGVDEYCWEKRMRSGYIGCLNFLFFPREVYRFFWFISPQIEMCDFETGEVYDCNIRIVVRNREEELYIGDDWYQFARMKRLRRGDRLGFTLSRFPYMLYVQLLNR, encoded by the exons ATGAATCACTATTTTGGAAATCCTGGAATGTGGTCATCTGGAAGCAG TTCTGATGATTCATCAGATGATGAAGGTGTTGATGAGTACTGCTGGGAGAAAAGGATGAGATCGGGCTACATCGGGTGCCTAAATTTTCTT TTTTTTCCAAGGGAAGTTTATAGGTTCTTTTGGTTTATCTCCCCACAAATAGAGATGTGTGATTTTGAGACAGGGGAGGTATATGACTGCAACATCCGCATTGTAGTTCGAAACCGTGAGGAGGAACTTTACATAGGAGATGATTGGTACCAATTTGCAAGGATGAAAAGGCTTAGGAGAGGTGATCGGTTGGGTTTCACCCTTTCGAGGTTTCCTTATATGTTGTACGTGCAATTGTTGAATCGTTGA
- the LOC131599270 gene encoding uncharacterized protein LOC131599270 codes for MLSFFSNTSVFPEIGVLFKMGRRGGVCKTWEEDIYWTRFQFIRFTQFLRSDFDQQLALPKTFCDNIKKALPESVTLKDPGGVLWNIEVTSRDDTLYLTHGWQQFVKEHSLKENDFLVFKYNGESLFEVLIFDESLCEKAACYFVRKCQHAVNTEQGGGCGSPKKDSDNSVEEVKTPSNAVDEGVSPEKSLHLNSIRVPLDVPIETTNGKTSNVGIESASAEQFLSDAITDTEPKTTPSKTTGKRMRRPVYADTSVPGKKRGRPPKTDNSVEVNTPNGVDEGVSPEKSLHLNSIQVPLAVPIETTNGKTSNAGVGSASDELFMSDAVTDTEPKTVPSQTTGKRTRRPVYANTSVPSKKRGRPRKTDNYFEEVNTPNGVDEGVSPEKSLHLNSIQVPLTVPIETTNGKTSVEEVKTPSNGVDEGVSPEKSLHPNSIQVPLDVPIETTNGKSSNDGVESASDELFMSDAVTDTEPKTVPSQTTGKRTRRPPKTVYADTSVPSKMRGRPPKTVYANTSVPSKKRGRPPKTTKSHERALNSVSGPELSPKVSPKASPKVGSGSKQLYTSNRRSVTKNEIENTLQLAQATCAEDTLLVTMRPTHVYKRFFVSFPNKWRINHLSSSSQDVILRMGKREWLGKYLYHNIRSNGGITGGWKHFALENNLEEFDVCLFKPAGHMGKTLILEMTIFRVVEEITPLTAVNSPGKKKSIQKTPTGVNSPGKKKSVKKTPTGVNVNSPGKKRSVKKTPAGAVQAELESFEPLEKKRGVNITPTSAVQTELDSIEGA; via the exons ATGCTCTCTTTCTTTAGCAACACAAGTGTTTTTCCTGAAATAGGG GTTCTGTTTAAGATGGGAAGAAGAGGAGGAGTGTGCAAAACATGGGAGGAAGACATTTACTGGACACGCTTTCAATTCATCCGTTTCACACAATTTCTCCGCTCTGATTTTGATCAACAACTT gCACTTCCCAAAACATTTTGTGACAATATAAAGAAGGCCTTGCCAGAAAGTGTTACCCTAAAAGATCCGGGTGGAGTGCTGTGGAATATAGAGGTGACAAGTAGAGACGATACCTTGTACTTGACGCACGGTTGGCAACAATTCGTGAAAGAACACTCTTTGAAAGAAAATGATTTCCTTGTCTTTAAGTACAACGGTGAATCGTTGTTTGAGGTTTTAATCTTTGATGAGAGTTTATGTGAGAAGGCAGCTTGTTATTTTGTTCGAAAATGTCAGCATGCAGTCAATACTGAACAAGGGGGAGGATGTGGTAGCCCGAAAAAGGACTCAGATAATTCTGTTGAAGAAGTTAAGACTCCTTCTAATGCTGTTGATGAAGGTGTTTCACCCGAGAAATCTTTGCATCTTAACAGTATCCGAGTGCCACTTGATGTACCTATTGAAACTACCAATGGCAAGACTTCTAATGTTGGTATTGAATCAGCTTCGGCCGAGCAATTCTTGTCTGATGCAATCACTGATACTGAGCCAAAAACTACTCCGTCCAAAACAACTGGTAAACGAATGAGGAGGCCTGTTTATGCCGATACATCTGTCCCAGGTAAGAAGAGAGGAAGACCACCAAAAACCGATAATTCTGTTGAAGTTAACACTCCTAATGGTGTTGATGAAGGTGTTTCACCGGAGAAATCTTTGCATCTTAACAGTATCCAAGTACCACTCGCTGTACCTATCGAAACTACTAATGGCAAGACTTCTAATGCTGGTGTTGGATCAGCTTCCGACGAGCTATTCATGTCTGATGCAGTCACTGATACTGAACCAAAAACTGTTCCCTCCCAAACAACTGGTAAACGAACGAGGAGGCCTGTTTATGCTAATACATCTGTCCCAAGTAAGAAGAGAGGAAGACCACGAAAAACCGATAATTATTTTGAGGAAGTTAACACTCCTAATGGTGTTGATGAAGGTGTTTCACCGGAGAAATCTTTGCATCTTAACAGTATCCAAGTACCACTCACTGTACCTATTGAAACAACTAATGGCAAGACTTCTGTTGAAGAAGTTAAGACTCCTTCTAATGGTGTTGATGAAGGTGTTTCACCTGAGAAATCTTTGCATCCTAACAGTATCCAAGTGCCACTTGATGTACCTATTGAAACTACCAATGGCAAGAGTTCTAATGATGGTGTTGAATCAGCTTCCGACGAGCTATTCATGTCTGATGCAGTCACTGATACTGAACCAAAAACTGTTCCCTCCCAAACAACTGGTAAACGGACGAGGAGGCCACCAAAAACTGTATATGCCGATACGTCTGTCCCTAGTAAGATGAGAGGAAGACCACCAAAAACTGTTTATGCCAATACGTCTGTCCCTAGTAAGAAGAGAGGAAGACCACCAAAAACCACTAAATCTCACGAGAGAGCTCTTAATTCCGTGTCTG GTCCTGAACTTTCTCCCAAGGTTTCTCCAAAGGCCTCTCCAAAGGTTGGATCTGGGAGCAAGCAATTATATACTTCAAATAGAAGGTCTGTCACTAAAAATGAGATTGAAAATACTCTTCAGTTGGCCCAGGCAACATGTGCCGAAGACACCTTGCTTGTAACTATGCGACCTACGCACGTATACAAGAGATTCTTTGTG TCATTCCCTAATAAATGGAGaataaaccatctttcttcgtCGTCTCAAGATGTGATATTACGCATGGGTAAGAGGGAATGGCTTGGGAAATACCTCTATCATAATATTCGTAGCAATGGAGGAATTACCGGTGGGTGGAAACATTTTGCTCTCGAAAATAACCTTGAAGAGTTCGATGTGTGTTTGTTTAAGCCCGCTGGTCATATGGGCAAAACGTTGATCTTAGAAATGACCATTTTTAGAGTTGTAGAGGAGATTACTCCTCTTACTGCGGTGAACTCTCCGGGAAAGAAGAAGTCTATTCAGAAAACACCAACCGGGGTGAATTCTCCAGGAAAGAAGAAGTCAGTTAAGAAAACACCAACTGGGGTGAATGTGAATTCTCCGGGAAAGAAGAGGTCAGTTAAGAAAACACCAGCAGGTGCTGTCCAAGCAGAACTAGAGTCCTTTGAACCACTAGAAAAGAAGAGGGGAGTTAACATAACACCGACTAGTGCAGTCCAAACAGAACTTGACTCCATTGAAGGTGCGTAG